The genomic stretch TGGCGCCAATCCTGGGTCTCGCATGTAGCCGGAACTGTCGAACGCCTGCTGTGACGGCCGCTCAGAACGGAAGGTCGTCCCCATCCTCGAACGGCGGCGCCTCGAAGTCGTCGTAGCTGCTGCCGCCGCCCCGGCCGCCGCCACCTCCCCCACCGCCGCCCCCGCCCGAGCCCGCGCGCGACGCCGCCGGCCGCGAGGCGCCGCGGTCCCATCCACCGCCGCCGCCCTCTCCGCCCTCGCTCTTGCCGCCCAACAGCACCACGTCGCGGGCGCGGATCTCGGTGATGTAGCGCGTCTGGTTGTCCTTGTCCTGGTACTGCCGGTACTCGATCTCGCCTTCGACGTAGATGCGGTCGCCCTTCTTCACGTACCGCTCGATGACGTCGACCAGGTTGAACGGCTTGTCCCAGGCCACGATGCGGTGCCACTCGGTCTTTTCCTGCGCCTGCCCGTTGCGGTCGTTCCAGCGCCGGCTGGTGGCCACGGAGAACTGGGCCACCCGGCCGCCGTTCGAAATCGTGCGGATCTCGGGGTCGGACCCCACGTTCCCGATGATCATCGCCTTGTTCAGGCTTCTCGCCATGTGCTCCTCCTCTCAGATGTATCGAACGAAGTGCACTCGGGGAAATGGAAGTGCACATGGATAACGTGCGGTGTCCGCCGTGTCAAGCATTCTGTTCACACGCGCAGACGCATCACGAGCGCGTCTTCGGTTGGTTGCGCGTAATACGAGCGGCGGCGGCCGACCACGGTGAATCCGCGCTCGCGGTAGATGGACTGCGCTACGAGGTTGGATTCGCGCACCTCCAGGAACAGCTCGCGGGCGCCGCGCTCCTTGACCCGCTCGATCACCACGTCTACCAGCGCGCCGCCGATCCCATGGCCGCGCGACGCGGGGGCCACGGCCACGTTCCCCAGCTCGCTCTGGTCGATCACGGTCCAGCAGGCGGAGTAGCCCACGATGCGGTCCTCCAGCTCGGCCACGTACAGGTCGGTGTCGGTGCGGCGCATGAGGCCGCGGAAGGTAGCGTCCTTCCACGGGGTGGAGAAGCAGGCGTTCTCGATCTCCAGCACGCGCGGGAGGTCGGCATGCACCATCGGGCGGATGCGGAAGCCGGGCTCGACGACGAGCCCGAACGGCGCGTCCACGTCCACGCGCGCCATCACGCGCCCCGCGCGGCGGCGATGCGCTCGGCGCCCGAGGCGCGCAGGTACTCCGGCTCCCACGCCGCCGCGTCGGCCACGCGCCCGCTCTCCGGCACCGCGCGGGCGAGCCAGAGCAGTCCCGCGGCCCGGGATTCGTCACCCTGCGCGGCGACCGCATCGTTCCCACAGGCCGCCCGAAGCTCCGCCGCATGCAGCGCCGCGCCGTCGCCGGTGAAGACGGGAGTGACGTCCCGCAGGTGCTCGATCACCTCGTCGACCCTCAGGATGCGGGGGGCGAGCAGCTCTTCCACCTCGTCGCCGCCGAAGCGCCAGCACCCGGCGAACACCTCGCGGTTGCGCGCGTCGAAGAGCGTACAGATCGGGTGATCGACATCGCGCAGCGTCGCGGCGGCGGCCAACAGGCCGGACCAGGCGAAGAGGGGGACGTCGAGCGCGCGCACGATCGCCTTCGCCGTGGCCGCGGCGATGCGGAGACCGGTGAAGGAGCCGGGGCCGCCGCTGACCGCCACCGCCGCAAGGTCGCGCGGCGCGAGACCGGCGGCGCGCACCGCCTCGTCCACCGCGGGCATCAGCAGCGACGACGCGCCGGCCGCCGCCTCCAGCACGCGCTCGGCGGCGATCCGGCCGTCCACGCCGACGGCGACGGAGCCGCCGCGCGTCGAGCTGTCCAGCGCCAGGATCGGCCCCGCGACGGGCGACGTCACGCCGCGCCTCCGTCCAGCGGCGGGAGCGGCGGGGGATGGCCGACGGGGCGCGCGGCCACGCGGCGGACGTCGGGGTCGCCGAAGTCCTCGATCTCCACCTCCCAGCGCGGCTGGGGGAGGAGCGACTCGGCGCGGTCGGGCCACTCGATCAGCACCAGGTCGCCGGGCGCGCCCAGCTCGCTCCATCCCAGCTCCCACACCTCGCCGGGGTCGTCGAGGCGGTACAGGTCGAGGTGCTGGATGCGGATGCCGCGCGGCGCGTCGTAGCTGAACAGGAGGTTGAAGGTGGGCGATGGGATGTCGCCGCGCACCCCCGCGCCGTGGGCGACCGCGCGAGCGAGCGTGCTCTTCCCCGCGCCCAGGTCGCCGCGCAGCGCGATGACGAGCGGCGTGCGCGCCTCGCGCCCGATGCGCTCGCCCCAGGCCACCAGCTCCGGCTCCGTCAGCTCCGCCTCCATCGATCTCCAGCTTCGAGTCGTCGTCCGCGTCCGTTTCGATCCGGCATGCCAGCGCCGCGCCGCGAGGTCCCCCCACCCCCGGCCCCTCCCCCACGAGGGGGGAGGGATGGGGGAGGGGAGAACTGCAAGCCCGCTCGATAATCAGCCCTGAAGGACCAGCCGGCGTCCCAGTCCGCGAAGGCGGACTTTGTGTCGTTGTTGCCGCGAATTCATTCGCCCAGCCGAGCCCGGCAACGCTCCAGCCTCTGATCCTTACACCGTCGGCCGCAGCCCGGCGGACTGGCGGCGCTGCGCCATCGTCGGCTTGGCGCCGTCGATCTCCGCCTTCAGCTCCAGGTACTGGTCGCGCAGGAGGGCGGCGCGCTCGAAGTCCAGCATCGCGGCGGCGTCGCGCATCTCGCGCTCGATGTCGTTCAGCACCTCTTCCGGCGTCTTCCCGAAGGGCTGGCGCTTCTCGGCCACCTTCTTCGCCTTCGCGCTCGCCGGCGCCTCGTACTTCTGGCTGCGGGCGTCGGCCACGCGCGTCTGCAGCTCGATCTCGCTCACCGACTTGATGATCGTCGTCGGGATGATGCCGTGCTCCAGGTTGTACGCCTGCTGGATCTCGCGGCGGCGGTTGGTCTCGTCGAGCATCCGCTGCATCGAGCCGGTGACGTGGTCCGCGTACAGGATCGCCTTCCCCTGCGCGTTGCGCGCGGCGCGGCCCACGGTCTGGATCAGCGACGAGGCGGAGCGCAGGAAGCCCTCCTTGTCCGCGTCCAGGATCGCCACCAGCGAGACCTCGGGGAGAT from Longimicrobium sp. encodes the following:
- a CDS encoding single-stranded DNA-binding protein, with translation MARSLNKAMIIGNVGSDPEIRTISNGGRVAQFSVATSRRWNDRNGQAQEKTEWHRIVAWDKPFNLVDVIERYVKKGDRIYVEGEIEYRQYQDKDNQTRYITEIRARDVVLLGGKSEGGEGGGGGWDRGASRPAASRAGSGGGGGGGGGGGRGGGSSYDDFEAPPFEDGDDLPF
- the rimI gene encoding ribosomal protein S18-alanine N-acetyltransferase, which translates into the protein MARVDVDAPFGLVVEPGFRIRPMVHADLPRVLEIENACFSTPWKDATFRGLMRRTDTDLYVAELEDRIVGYSACWTVIDQSELGNVAVAPASRGHGIGGALVDVVIERVKERGARELFLEVRESNLVAQSIYRERGFTVVGRRRSYYAQPTEDALVMRLRV
- the tsaB gene encoding tRNA (adenosine(37)-N6)-threonylcarbamoyltransferase complex dimerization subunit type 1 TsaB, with the protein product MTSPVAGPILALDSSTRGGSVAVGVDGRIAAERVLEAAAGASSLLMPAVDEAVRAAGLAPRDLAAVAVSGGPGSFTGLRIAAATAKAIVRALDVPLFAWSGLLAAAATLRDVDHPICTLFDARNREVFAGCWRFGGDEVEELLAPRILRVDEVIEHLRDVTPVFTGDGAALHAAELRAACGNDAVAAQGDESRAAGLLWLARAVPESGRVADAAAWEPEYLRASGAERIAAARGA
- the tsaE gene encoding tRNA (adenosine(37)-N6)-threonylcarbamoyltransferase complex ATPase subunit type 1 TsaE; amino-acid sequence: MEAELTEPELVAWGERIGREARTPLVIALRGDLGAGKSTLARAVAHGAGVRGDIPSPTFNLLFSYDAPRGIRIQHLDLYRLDDPGEVWELGWSELGAPGDLVLIEWPDRAESLLPQPRWEVEIEDFGDPDVRRVAARPVGHPPPLPPLDGGAA